Genomic DNA from Caldicellulosiruptor hydrothermalis 108:
AAAGCGTGGCAAATGAGATAGAAGATATGTTTGGTCTTCCAATTGTCAACAAAAGGGTAGCTCTTACACCTATTTCTCTTTTGACCTTTTCTTATTCTTATGAAGATTTACTGAAAGTTGCATCTGCTATAGATGAAATCGCAAAAGAACTTGACATAGATCTGATAGGCGGCTACTCTGCCATAGTACACAAAAATTATGATGACAACGCTAAGAAATTTATATCTTCAATTCCCGATGCAATAGCTCAAACAGACAGACTTTGTTCATCTGTGGATGTTGGTTCAACACGCTCAGGAATAAATCTTGATGTTATATCTCACCTTGGATATATAATAAAAGAAATTGCTAAAAAAACAGCTCAAAAAGATAGTTTTGGCTGTGCAAGGTTTGTTGTGTTTGCAAACGCACCAGATGACAATCCGTTCATGGCTGGTGCGTTTCATGGGACAGGCGAAGGTGATGTTTGTTTGAACGTTGGAATCTCAGGTCCTGGTGTTGTAAAAAGGGCTTTGGAAGAAAACAAAGATGCTTCGATTGATGAGGTCTATGAGACAATCAAAAAAATGGCATTTAAAATAACAAGAACAGGTCAGCTTGTTATGCAGTATGCATGCAAAAAACTTGGCATTCCTGCAGGGATTGTGGATCTTTCGCTTGCCCCAACTCCAAAGGTTGGTGATAGCATTGCAGAGATACTTGAAGAGATGGGACTTGAAAAGGTTGGCGGATATGGCACAACATTTGCTTTAGCGCTTTTGAATGATGCTGTAAAAAAGGGCGGAGCAATGGCTGCAACATTTACAGGAGGACTATCTGGTGCATTTATTCCTGTATCAGAAGATTCTGGTATGGTAAAAGGGGTTGAAAGTGGAGCACTTACATTGGAAAAACTTGAGGCTATGACAAGTGTGTGTTCTGTTGGGCTTGATATGATTGTTGTGCCGGGCGATGTTGAACCTGAAATAATATCTGGCATGATTGCAGATGAGATTGCAATTGGTGTTTACAACAACAAAACAACAGCTGTGCGCGTAATTCCCGCATATGGTAAAAAAGAAGGAGATGAGGTCAACTTTGGCGGACTTTTGGGAAGGGCAAAGGTGATGAGTATCAACAGAAGTTCACCAAAAAGGCTAATTGAACGTGGAGGAAGAGTTCCACCACCTGTAATTTCGCTGAGAAATTAAAACTTTTTAAAGGGAGGTACAAGAAAATGCTTTTTTCAAAGATGCACGGGCTTGGAAATGACTTTATTGTAATAGATGCAAGAGGTAAAGAGGATATAGATTATAACTTGCTTGCAAAGAGGATGTGCCATCGACACATTGGAGTTGGTGCAGATGGTCTGCTGCTTGTATTAAATTCAGATATTGCTGACATCAGGATGAGAATTATCAATTCTGACGGCTCTGAGGCTGAGATGTGCGGAAATGGAATCAGGTGTTTTGCAAAATATGTATATGAAAGAGGAATTGTGAAAGCCACTAAATTCAAAGTTGAAACATTGGCAGGCATAATTGAGCCTGAGCTTTTTGTAAACGAATATGGACTTGTTGATAAAGTTAAAGTGAATATGGGAAAGCCCAGCTTTAAAAGAAAAGATATACCAATGCAAGGCGACCCAGAAAGTGATGCCATAAATACATCTATTGTAGTTGATGGCAATGAATACAGAATTACATCTCTTTTGATGGGTGTTCCGCACACTATTTTGTTTGTTGACGATGTTGAAAAGGTGGACATTTATACCTTGGGACCAAAAATAGAAAAGCATGAGGCTTTTCCAAGAAAGACAAATGTCAATTTTGTTCAGGTGATTGACAAGAATAATATAAAGGTGAGAACTTGGGAAAGAGGTGCAGGGGCTACATTTGCGTGTGGCACAGGCTCTTGCGCCTCTGTGATAGCATCTAACTTAAATGGCTTTACAGAAAGAAAAGCAAATGTCCACCTTTATTTTGGAATTCTTGAAATAGAGTGGCAAGAAGACGGTATAGTTTTTATGACAGGACCTGCCGAAGAGGTTTTTGTTGGGGAATATTTGGATTAAAGCTCATCATTTTGATTGAATTTTTCTTAGCTTGTGGTATAATTTTAATATGGTTTTTATGGCTTTTTGCAAGGAAGGTGAACGTATTGAAAGTCTTCTATGTTAAGATTGAATACAAAGATGGAAGAAAAGTAGAAGATATCTTTCTCACAAACGCTAAGGCAAAAGAGATGTGCGATTTGCTTTTAGGTGAGGACAAAGAGGGTTCTATTAAGCTTGTTGAAACAAAGTGCAGGGAAGTTGACCTGTAATTTTTGCAGTCAATACTAAATTTTTAGGAGGTTTTAAAAACAGATGGCAAAGATAATACTGACCATTTTAGAGCTTCTTTTAGCAATTGCACTTATAATTGTTGTGCTTTTGCAGTCTGGCAAGAGCGCAGGACTTTCTGGTTCAATTGCAGGTGGTGCTGAGACATTTTTTGGGAAGTACAAGGGAAGAACACTTGATGCTATGCTTGGAAGGTACACATGGATAATCGCAGCGGCTTTCTTTGTTGTATCAGTAATCTTGTTCTTTGTAATAAAGTAAAACCTGAGGTTGAATGTCAACCTTGGGTTTTTATTTTAACCATGAATGTTCACAATATCTTACAAAACGCTTAATACAAAAGGAGGAAGGTTTTAAAATGAGCGTCACACGTGAAGTTGCGCTAGAAGAGCTCAAGAAGAGAATAAAGACACAGAATCTTTTCAAACACTGTTTGGCTTGTGAGGCTATCATGCGCGAGCTTGCATGCTATTTTGAACAGGATATGGACAAGTGGGGGATCTGCGGACTTGTCCACGACATAGATTATGAAGAGACAAAAAACCACCCGAGCGCGCATAGCTTGGTTGGCGCAAAAATTTTGGAGGATTTGGGGTTTGACAAGGACATTGTGTATGCTGTGAAGGCTCACAACGACGCGCACGGTCTTCCAAGGCTTTCTCTTTTGGACAAGGCACTTTACTGTGTTGACCCAACATCTGGTTTCATTGTTGCAGGTGCTCTGATTTTACCATCAAAAAAACTTTCAGATGTGACGGTACCGTTTTTATTAAACAGATTCAATGAAAAAAGCTTTGCAAAGGGTGCAAACAGAGATCAGATGAGAGCATGTTCTGAGCTTGGGCTTGAGCTTGAAGAATTTTTAGGAATAGCACTCAGAGCTATGCAAAAGATATCTAATGAGCTTGGTTTGTAAACTTAAAAAAAGGATGTGATAGTCCTGTGAAAAAAATTAAATTTGAAGAGAAAAAACAGGAGGT
This window encodes:
- a CDS encoding PFL family protein is translated as MFTSQEIIETINMVKQSNLDIRTITIGISLFDCSSDVPQKFIDNMKKKIIKYALNLKSVANEIEDMFGLPIVNKRVALTPISLLTFSYSYEDLLKVASAIDEIAKELDIDLIGGYSAIVHKNYDDNAKKFISSIPDAIAQTDRLCSSVDVGSTRSGINLDVISHLGYIIKEIAKKTAQKDSFGCARFVVFANAPDDNPFMAGAFHGTGEGDVCLNVGISGPGVVKRALEENKDASIDEVYETIKKMAFKITRTGQLVMQYACKKLGIPAGIVDLSLAPTPKVGDSIAEILEEMGLEKVGGYGTTFALALLNDAVKKGGAMAATFTGGLSGAFIPVSEDSGMVKGVESGALTLEKLEAMTSVCSVGLDMIVVPGDVEPEIISGMIADEIAIGVYNNKTTAVRVIPAYGKKEGDEVNFGGLLGRAKVMSINRSSPKRLIERGGRVPPPVISLRN
- the dapF gene encoding diaminopimelate epimerase, yielding MLFSKMHGLGNDFIVIDARGKEDIDYNLLAKRMCHRHIGVGADGLLLVLNSDIADIRMRIINSDGSEAEMCGNGIRCFAKYVYERGIVKATKFKVETLAGIIEPELFVNEYGLVDKVKVNMGKPSFKRKDIPMQGDPESDAINTSIVVDGNEYRITSLLMGVPHTILFVDDVEKVDIYTLGPKIEKHEAFPRKTNVNFVQVIDKNNIKVRTWERGAGATFACGTGSCASVIASNLNGFTERKANVHLYFGILEIEWQEDGIVFMTGPAEEVFVGEYLD
- the secG gene encoding preprotein translocase subunit SecG; the protein is MAKIILTILELLLAIALIIVVLLQSGKSAGLSGSIAGGAETFFGKYKGRTLDAMLGRYTWIIAAAFFVVSVILFFVIK
- a CDS encoding HDIG domain-containing metalloprotein gives rise to the protein MSVTREVALEELKKRIKTQNLFKHCLACEAIMRELACYFEQDMDKWGICGLVHDIDYEETKNHPSAHSLVGAKILEDLGFDKDIVYAVKAHNDAHGLPRLSLLDKALYCVDPTSGFIVAGALILPSKKLSDVTVPFLLNRFNEKSFAKGANRDQMRACSELGLELEEFLGIALRAMQKISNELGL